In a single window of the Deinococcus aetherius genome:
- the dxs gene encoding 1-deoxy-D-xylulose-5-phosphate synthase, whose translation MSEPTTTSSLSPASRTPLLDRVNSPEDLKKLSRDQLPGLAAELRDEIVRVCSVGGLHLASSLGATDLIVALHYVLNSPRDRILFDVGHQAYAHKMLTGRRSRMPTVKKEGGLSGFTKVSESEHDAITVGHASTSLANALGMALARDAMGQDYKVAAVIGDGSLTGGMALAALNTIGDMGRKMLIILNDNEMSISENVGAINKFMRGLQVQKWFQEGEGAGKKAMQAVSKPLADFMSRAKSSTRHFFDPASVNPFAAMGVRYVGPVDGHNVQELVWLIERLSDLDGPTILHVVTKKGKGLSYAEADPIYWHGPGKFDPATGEFKPSDAYSWSAAFGDAVTELAKQDPRTFVITPAMREGSGLVKYSQVHPHRYLDVGIAEDVAVTTAAGMALQGLRPIVAIYSTFLQRAYDQVLHDVAIENLNVTFAIDRGGIVGADGATHNGVFDLSYLRSIPNVHIGLPKDAAELRGMLKAAQEQPGPFAIRYPRGNTERVPEGTWPELKWGTWERLREGDGVVILAGGKALEYALRASADLPGVGVVNARFVKPLDERMLREVAGKARALITVEDNTVVGGFGSAVLEALSRMGLRTPVRVLGIPDEFQDHATVESVHARAGIDAQAIRTVLAELGVNVPIEV comes from the coding sequence TTGAGCGAGCCAACGACCACCTCCAGCCTGTCCCCGGCCAGCCGCACACCGCTCCTCGACCGGGTGAACAGCCCGGAGGATCTCAAGAAACTTTCCCGCGACCAGCTTCCGGGGCTCGCGGCGGAGCTGCGGGACGAGATCGTGCGCGTGTGCTCGGTGGGTGGCCTGCACCTGGCGAGCTCTCTCGGCGCGACCGACCTGATCGTGGCGCTCCATTATGTCCTGAATTCCCCGCGCGACCGCATCCTCTTCGACGTGGGGCACCAGGCCTACGCGCACAAGATGCTCACCGGGCGCCGCTCGCGGATGCCCACGGTGAAGAAGGAGGGCGGCCTCAGCGGCTTCACCAAGGTCAGCGAGAGCGAGCACGACGCGATCACGGTGGGGCACGCGAGCACCTCGCTTGCCAACGCGCTCGGCATGGCGCTCGCCCGCGACGCGATGGGGCAGGACTACAAGGTCGCCGCCGTGATCGGGGACGGGTCCCTCACGGGCGGCATGGCCCTCGCCGCGCTGAACACCATCGGCGACATGGGGCGCAAGATGCTGATCATTCTCAACGACAACGAGATGAGCATCTCCGAGAACGTGGGCGCCATCAACAAGTTCATGCGCGGCCTCCAGGTCCAGAAGTGGTTCCAGGAGGGCGAGGGCGCCGGGAAAAAGGCCATGCAGGCCGTCAGCAAGCCCCTCGCCGACTTCATGAGCCGCGCCAAGAGCAGCACCCGGCACTTCTTCGACCCCGCGAGCGTGAACCCCTTCGCGGCGATGGGCGTGCGGTACGTGGGCCCGGTGGACGGTCATAACGTTCAGGAACTCGTGTGGCTGATCGAGCGGCTCTCAGATCTCGACGGGCCGACCATCCTCCACGTCGTCACGAAGAAGGGCAAGGGACTGAGCTACGCGGAGGCCGATCCCATCTACTGGCACGGCCCCGGCAAGTTCGACCCGGCGACCGGCGAGTTCAAACCGAGCGACGCCTACTCCTGGAGCGCGGCCTTCGGGGACGCGGTGACCGAGCTGGCGAAGCAGGACCCGCGCACCTTCGTGATCACCCCCGCCATGCGCGAGGGGAGCGGCCTCGTGAAGTACAGCCAGGTTCACCCCCACCGTTACCTCGACGTGGGGATCGCCGAGGACGTGGCGGTGACGACCGCCGCCGGGATGGCGCTACAAGGCCTGCGGCCCATCGTGGCGATCTACTCGACCTTCCTGCAACGGGCGTACGATCAGGTGCTGCACGACGTCGCCATCGAGAACCTGAACGTCACCTTCGCCATCGACCGGGGCGGCATCGTGGGGGCGGACGGGGCGACGCACAACGGCGTGTTCGACCTGAGTTACCTGCGGTCCATCCCGAACGTCCACATCGGTCTGCCGAAGGACGCCGCCGAGCTGCGCGGAATGCTGAAGGCGGCGCAGGAACAGCCCGGCCCCTTCGCCATCCGCTACCCGCGCGGCAACACGGAGCGCGTGCCGGAAGGAACGTGGCCGGAGTTGAAGTGGGGCACCTGGGAGCGGCTGCGGGAGGGCGACGGCGTGGTGATCCTGGCGGGCGGCAAGGCGCTGGAGTACGCCCTGCGGGCGAGTGCCGACCTGCCCGGCGTCGGCGTGGTGAACGCCCGCTTCGTGAAGCCGCTCGACGAGAGGATGCTGCGCGAGGTGGCCGGGAAGGCGCGGGCGCTGATCACGGTGGAGGACAACACCGTCGTCGGCGGCTTCGGGAGCGCGGTCCTGGAGGCGCTGAGTAGGATGGGGCTGCGGACGCCCGTGCGGGTGCTCGGCATCCCCGACGAGTTCCAGGACCACGCGACGGTGGAGAGCGTCCACGCGCGGGCGGGAATCGACGCGCAGGCGATCCGCACGGTGCTCGCCGAACTCGGCGTGAACGTGCCCATCGAGGTATAG
- a CDS encoding glutamate-5-semialdehyde dehydrogenase, whose amino-acid sequence MTTTGTLTVREMGVRARRAARVLRSLPTARKASALHAVARELRAREADILAANARDVAAAEGAGLPAHMVARLRLDAPSLAAIASDVEAVARLPDPVGETTPEEVRPTGIRVSRRRVPLGVLGVIYESRPNVTVDVSALALMSGNAAILRGGKETVNSNAALEAAIRAALEAEGLPGDAIQVIRDPARERMLELLRLDDLVDAIIPRGGAGLHRYCVENATVPVIVGGIGVVHIYLDESFTRDPADVERAVAIIRNAKVQKPSACNALDTLLIHEGALPALPAIARNLTLHGVTLRADPPALATLQGAGVQAELATDADYGTEFLALTASIRTVSGLGEALDFIAAHGNHTDVILTRDSAQAERFVQDVDSAAVMVNASPRFNDGGQLGLGAEVAISTQKLHARGPMGLRELTTTKWVVVGEGQVRE is encoded by the coding sequence ATGACGACCACCGGGACCCTCACCGTTCGGGAGATGGGCGTGCGGGCGCGGCGGGCGGCGCGGGTGCTGCGCTCGCTCCCCACCGCGCGCAAGGCGTCGGCCCTGCACGCCGTCGCGCGGGAACTGCGGGCCCGCGAGGCCGACATCCTCGCGGCGAACGCGCGGGACGTGGCGGCGGCCGAAGGAGCGGGCCTCCCCGCCCACATGGTCGCCCGCCTGCGGCTCGACGCGCCCTCGCTGGCAGCCATCGCCTCGGACGTGGAGGCCGTTGCCCGCCTGCCCGACCCGGTGGGGGAGACCACGCCCGAGGAGGTGCGCCCCACCGGCATCCGCGTCTCGCGCCGCCGGGTGCCCCTCGGGGTCCTCGGCGTGATCTACGAGAGCCGCCCGAACGTGACCGTGGACGTCTCGGCCCTCGCCCTGATGAGCGGTAACGCGGCCATCCTGCGCGGGGGCAAGGAGACGGTGAACAGCAACGCGGCGCTGGAGGCTGCCATCCGCGCGGCGCTGGAGGCGGAGGGCCTGCCGGGCGACGCCATTCAGGTTATCCGCGACCCCGCCCGCGAGCGGATGCTCGAACTCCTGCGGCTCGACGACCTCGTGGACGCGATCATCCCCCGGGGCGGGGCGGGCCTCCACCGTTACTGCGTCGAGAACGCCACCGTCCCCGTCATCGTGGGCGGGATCGGCGTCGTCCACATCTACCTCGACGAGAGCTTCACCCGCGACCCCGCCGACGTGGAGCGGGCCGTGGCGATCATCCGCAACGCCAAGGTCCAGAAGCCCAGCGCCTGCAACGCCCTCGACACGCTGCTCATCCACGAGGGGGCGCTGCCCGCCCTACCCGCCATCGCGCGGAACCTCACCTTGCACGGCGTCACCCTGCGTGCCGATCCTCCCGCCCTCGCCACTTTGCAGGGGGCCGGGGTCCAGGCCGAACTCGCTACAGACGCGGATTACGGCACCGAGTTCCTGGCCCTGACCGCCAGCATTCGCACCGTCTCCGGGCTGGGCGAGGCCCTCGACTTCATCGCCGCGCACGGCAACCACACTGACGTGATCCTGACCCGCGACTCCGCCCAGGCCGAGCGTTTCGTTCAGGACGTGGACAGCGCCGCCGTCATGGTGAACGCCAGCCCCCGCTTCAACGACGGCGGGCAACTCGGCCTCGGCGCGGAGGTCGCCATCAGCACCCAGAAGCTCCACGCCCGGGGCCCGATGGGCCTGCGCGAACTGACGACGACGAAGTGGGTCGTGGTGGGGGAGGGGCAGGTGCGGGAGTAG
- a CDS encoding SDR family oxidoreductase, translating into MIFLTGVSGQLSGRIARLLLDRGVPFRASTRDPGQVPWLTERGVEVVATEYEAPGFADAVRGSTHLLLLSTPAHDEAARVRQHLRAIQAAREAGVERISYTSFLDVDPTSPFRAAATHAATEQALRGSGARFTILRPSLYLDSLGMTLRQAAQSGVHRAPTGDARATYVSRDDIAAVAAALLEGGGHEGEVLEITGSESLTQAEVAERLGRVTGREVRYEAVSLEEFQAGLAAAGFPPPAVAGVGGIYAAIAAGHFDRVTDVVERMTGQPATGLEAYLRGVFPAT; encoded by the coding sequence ATGATCTTTCTGACCGGAGTGTCCGGACAACTCTCGGGCCGCATCGCGCGCCTCCTGCTCGACCGGGGCGTCCCTTTTCGCGCCTCCACCCGTGATCCGGGTCAGGTCCCCTGGCTCACCGAGCGGGGCGTGGAGGTCGTGGCGACCGAGTACGAGGCGCCGGGTTTCGCGGACGCCGTGCGGGGAAGCACTCACCTCCTGCTGCTCTCCACGCCCGCCCACGACGAAGCTGCGCGCGTGCGCCAGCACCTGCGGGCGATCCAGGCCGCCCGCGAGGCCGGCGTGGAGCGCATCTCGTACACCTCCTTCCTGGATGTGGACCCGACCTCCCCCTTCCGGGCGGCGGCGACCCACGCGGCGACCGAGCAGGCCCTGCGGGGGAGCGGCGCCCGCTTCACGATCCTGCGGCCCAGCCTGTACCTCGACAGCCTCGGGATGACCCTGCGGCAGGCGGCGCAAAGTGGCGTCCACCGCGCCCCCACCGGCGACGCCCGGGCCACCTACGTCTCGCGCGACGACATCGCCGCCGTAGCCGCCGCCCTCCTCGAAGGAGGCGGGCACGAGGGCGAGGTGCTGGAGATCACCGGGTCGGAGTCGCTGACCCAGGCGGAGGTCGCCGAACGGCTCGGACGGGTCACCGGGCGCGAGGTGCGGTACGAGGCCGTCTCGCTGGAAGAGTTCCAGGCAGGACTCGCCGCCGCAGGCTTCCCACCCCCCGCCGTGGCGGGCGTCGGCGGCATCTACGCCGCGATTGCCGCCGGGCACTTCGACCGGGTGACGGACGTGGTGGAGCGGATGACGGGCCAGCCCGCGACGGGCTTGGAGGCGTATCTGCGCGGGGTGTTCCCGGCGACCTGA
- a CDS encoding PspA/IM30 family protein → MSILDRLSRLLRANVNDLISRAEDPGKVIDQALRDMRAAYGEARAEVAEAMSQGARLEREANTNRRLSEEYEKKAEEALRGGSEELAREALRRAQNHKDLAKGFEEQLGIQRGTVDQLKTQLRALEAKIDELESRKSLLAARQKTAQAGATLDRVSGFDKAGGAMNAFEEMEQKVSGMEDRNRAMTELREGNDIDAQLRDLGRDRELDDAFTALKARVQGGDKQG, encoded by the coding sequence ATGAGTATTCTTGACCGACTGTCCAGACTGCTGCGCGCCAACGTCAACGACCTCATCAGCCGGGCGGAGGACCCCGGCAAGGTTATCGACCAGGCCCTGCGCGACATGCGTGCGGCGTACGGCGAGGCGCGGGCCGAGGTGGCCGAGGCGATGAGCCAGGGCGCCAGGCTGGAGCGCGAGGCGAACACCAACCGCAGGCTCTCCGAGGAGTACGAGAAGAAGGCCGAGGAGGCCCTGCGCGGCGGCAGCGAGGAACTCGCCCGCGAGGCGCTGCGCCGTGCTCAGAACCACAAGGACCTCGCCAAGGGGTTCGAGGAACAGCTTGGCATTCAGCGCGGCACCGTCGATCAGCTCAAGACGCAACTGCGCGCGTTGGAGGCCAAGATCGACGAGCTGGAGTCCAGGAAGTCCCTGCTCGCCGCCCGGCAGAAGACCGCCCAGGCGGGCGCGACCCTCGACCGGGTGAGTGGCTTCGACAAGGCGGGGGGCGCGATGAACGCCTTCGAGGAGATGGAGCAGAAGGTGTCGGGCATGGAGGACCGCAACCGCGCGATGACCGAACTGCGCGAGGGGAACGACATCGACGCCCAGCTCCGCGACCTGGGCCGGGACCGCGAACTCGACGACGCCTTCACCGCCCTCAAGGCCCGGGTACAGGGCGGGGACAAGCAGGGTTGA
- the proB gene encoding glutamate 5-kinase: MRVVLKLGTSVLTAGSDRLHRPRLVDLIRDVAAVRRAGHEVVLVTSGAVLAGWEALGFPPRDRTLAEKQLLAAVGQGRLMHTYASLADLYGVSVAQVLLTADDFRDRTRYLNARTTLEGCLTRGVLPIINENDAVATGQLKVGDNDTLSAFVANLVEADLLVILTDAPGLYTADPRTHPDATLIPVVERVTPEVWALAGGAGSHRGTGGMHTKIQAAEIATRAGTPVVIAPGDAENALTRLVGGGGIGTRFLAHGSRLEARKRWILAEIATGRVTLDEGAARAVRERGGSLLPAGIAAVHGPFERGHTVRLLAPDGSEVARGLTRYRAADLARIAGRHSRDIEAVLGFTYGPEAVHRDDLVRL; encoded by the coding sequence ATGCGCGTCGTCCTCAAGCTCGGCACCAGCGTCCTCACGGCGGGCAGCGACCGCCTGCACCGCCCCCGGCTGGTGGACCTGATCCGCGACGTGGCGGCGGTGAGGCGCGCCGGGCACGAGGTCGTCCTCGTCACCAGCGGCGCGGTGCTCGCGGGCTGGGAGGCGCTGGGCTTCCCGCCGCGCGACCGGACGCTCGCCGAGAAGCAACTCCTCGCGGCGGTCGGGCAGGGGCGGCTGATGCACACCTACGCCTCCCTGGCCGACCTCTACGGGGTCAGCGTCGCGCAGGTGCTCCTGACCGCCGACGACTTCCGGGACCGCACCCGCTACCTCAACGCCCGCACCACCCTGGAGGGGTGTCTCACCCGGGGCGTCCTGCCGATCATCAACGAGAACGACGCGGTGGCGACCGGGCAGCTCAAGGTGGGCGACAACGATACCCTCTCGGCCTTCGTGGCGAACCTCGTGGAGGCCGACCTGCTGGTGATCCTGACCGACGCGCCGGGCCTGTACACCGCCGACCCGCGCACCCACCCGGACGCCACCCTGATCCCGGTCGTCGAACGGGTGACCCCCGAGGTCTGGGCGCTCGCGGGCGGGGCGGGCAGCCACCGGGGCACGGGCGGGATGCACACCAAGATTCAGGCCGCCGAGATCGCCACCCGCGCGGGCACACCCGTCGTGATCGCCCCCGGCGACGCCGAGAACGCCCTCACCCGGCTGGTGGGCGGCGGGGGGATCGGCACCCGTTTTCTCGCGCACGGCTCGCGGCTGGAGGCCCGCAAACGTTGGATTCTCGCCGAGATCGCCACGGGCCGGGTCACGCTCGACGAGGGGGCCGCCCGGGCGGTGCGCGAGCGCGGGGGCAGCCTCCTCCCCGCCGGGATCGCCGCCGTCCACGGCCCCTTCGAGCGCGGCCACACCGTCCGCCTCCTCGCCCCCGACGGCTCCGAGGTCGCGCGGGGCCTGACCCGCTACCGCGCCGCCGACCTCGCCCGGATCGCGGGCCGCCACTCGCGCGACATCGAGGCGGTGCTGGGCTTCACCTACGGGCCCGAGGCGGTCCACCGGGACGATCTGGTGAGGCTGTAG
- a CDS encoding DegV family protein — MTIAIVTDSTSDLEPELRAQHGIRSVPLYVLFDGKMHKDGVDITPSDLFRGLKEGKKTPSTSQPSPAEFAAVYREALQGADEVISVHISGQLSGTVGSARLAAQDFGGRVTVVDSRSASLGLGMQALRAAERAREGRPAAEIVAELERVAAKADIRFTVDTLEFLRINGRIGGAQALLGSLLNIKPILTVKNGRVESAGRVRGHKKALADIVEHVRRYVDAHGGARVAFLSTPGGEDYLREIREGLRGVNLVDMGDHQIGAVIATHAGPGTMGATLEPLTA; from the coding sequence ATGACCATCGCCATCGTGACGGACTCGACCAGCGACCTCGAACCCGAGCTGCGCGCCCAGCACGGCATTCGGAGCGTGCCGCTGTACGTGCTGTTCGACGGCAAGATGCACAAGGACGGCGTCGACATCACGCCGAGCGACCTTTTCCGGGGCCTCAAGGAGGGCAAGAAGACGCCCAGCACCTCCCAGCCCAGCCCCGCCGAGTTCGCCGCTGTCTACCGCGAGGCGCTTCAGGGTGCCGACGAGGTGATCAGCGTCCACATCAGCGGGCAGCTCTCGGGGACGGTGGGAAGCGCGCGGCTGGCGGCACAGGACTTCGGGGGCCGGGTGACGGTGGTGGACAGCCGCTCGGCGAGCCTGGGCCTGGGAATGCAGGCTCTGCGCGCCGCCGAGCGGGCCCGCGAGGGCCGCCCCGCCGCCGAGATCGTCGCCGAGCTGGAGCGGGTCGCCGCCAAGGCCGACATCCGCTTCACGGTGGACACCCTCGAATTCCTGCGGATCAACGGGCGGATCGGGGGGGCGCAGGCCCTCCTCGGCAGCCTGCTCAACATCAAGCCGATCCTGACCGTCAAGAACGGGCGGGTCGAGTCGGCGGGGCGGGTGCGCGGGCACAAGAAGGCGCTGGCGGACATCGTCGAGCACGTCCGCCGGTACGTGGACGCGCACGGCGGGGCGCGGGTGGCCTTCCTCTCCACCCCGGGCGGCGAGGACTACCTGCGGGAAATTCGGGAAGGGCTGCGCGGAGTGAACTTGGTGGACATGGGCGACCACCAGATCGGCGCCGTCATCGCCACCCACGCCGGGCCGGGCACGATGGGGGCGACGCTGGAGCCGCTGACGGCGTAA
- a CDS encoding MBL fold metallo-hydrolase: MLEYRTFGANTYLLQTDEGPLLVDSGLAGTREKVLHWAREAGVKAVLLTHHHPDHAGGARFLWESLGLPMYAHPLDLPYLTGETPRPTLPVPVIGRFLSFPVPPVPRAALQTLDEGDTLMGWQVVHLPGHTPGQIGLLRDGVLVAADAIASRRGQAVMGPPFFTADMAQAHRTVRKIADLAPREVYVGHGPVTTADAVRALADKLGV; this comes from the coding sequence ATGCTTGAGTACCGCACCTTCGGGGCGAACACCTACTTGCTCCAGACCGACGAGGGCCCCCTTCTGGTGGACAGCGGCCTCGCCGGAACGCGCGAGAAGGTCCTCCACTGGGCGCGGGAGGCGGGGGTGAAGGCGGTCCTCCTCACCCACCACCACCCCGACCACGCGGGCGGCGCGCGGTTCCTGTGGGAGTCGCTCGGCCTGCCCATGTACGCTCATCCCCTCGACCTGCCCTACCTCACCGGGGAAACGCCGCGCCCGACGTTGCCCGTTCCCGTGATCGGTCGCTTCCTCAGCTTCCCCGTGCCGCCCGTGCCGAGGGCCGCCCTGCAGACGCTCGACGAGGGCGACACGCTGATGGGCTGGCAGGTCGTCCACCTCCCCGGGCACACGCCGGGGCAGATCGGGCTGCTGCGGGACGGGGTGCTCGTCGCGGCGGACGCCATCGCCTCACGTCGCGGGCAGGCGGTGATGGGGCCGCCCTTCTTCACCGCCGACATGGCGCAGGCCCATCGCACCGTCCGCAAGATCGCCGACCTCGCCCCGCGCGAGGTGTACGTGGGCCACGGCCCGGTCACGACCGCCGACGCGGTGCGGGCCCTGGCCGACAAGCTGGGCGTCTAA
- a CDS encoding PIN/TRAM domain-containing protein, with translation MLVLRLCLIALGLLAGLGVGRMLEAGAGDPDMARVNTLSLGLAGALAALLLAPRAERLAAGWTARVGRWYGGLSPRTVAAATFGLMVALLLSVLLGNLLRSLPFYTWVWSVLATALLAAFFVPFAVRHAGAFAPLALPPARRPSGGKILDTNVIIDGRVLDLARSGFLEGDLIVPGFVLRELQLLADHGDPQKRTRGKRGLGVLEELREVRSLRVEDWDDPSLPTVDDKLVRLARQTGAVLLTNDGNLGKIARLHGVTVLSLHALAVALRPQVQAGDYLTVTVTKGGQQQGQGVGYLEDGTMVVVEDGLKYRGKPTRVLVVNNVQTNVGRMIFARAEKSDAA, from the coding sequence GTGCTCGTGCTGCGGCTGTGTCTTATTGCTCTCGGACTGCTCGCCGGACTGGGGGTGGGCCGGATGCTGGAGGCAGGCGCCGGCGACCCCGATATGGCGCGCGTCAACACCCTCAGCCTGGGGCTGGCGGGGGCGCTCGCCGCCCTGCTGCTGGCCCCCCGCGCCGAACGTCTCGCCGCCGGGTGGACCGCGAGGGTGGGCCGCTGGTACGGCGGGCTCTCCCCCCGCACGGTGGCGGCGGCGACCTTCGGCCTGATGGTCGCCCTGCTTCTGAGCGTGCTGCTGGGGAACCTGCTGCGCAGCCTGCCCTTCTACACCTGGGTCTGGAGCGTGCTCGCCACCGCCCTGCTCGCGGCCTTTTTCGTGCCCTTCGCGGTGCGCCACGCGGGCGCCTTCGCGCCCCTGGCCCTGCCGCCCGCCCGCCGCCCCTCGGGGGGCAAGATTCTCGACACCAACGTCATCATCGACGGGCGCGTCCTCGACCTCGCCCGCTCCGGCTTCCTGGAGGGCGACCTGATCGTGCCGGGCTTCGTGCTCCGCGAGCTGCAACTTCTCGCCGACCACGGCGACCCGCAGAAGCGCACGCGCGGCAAGCGCGGCCTGGGCGTTCTGGAAGAACTGCGCGAGGTCCGTTCCCTGCGCGTCGAGGACTGGGACGACCCCAGCCTCCCCACCGTGGACGACAAGCTCGTGCGGCTCGCCCGGCAGACGGGGGCCGTTCTCCTCACCAACGACGGCAACCTGGGCAAGATCGCCCGGCTGCACGGGGTCACCGTCCTGAGCCTCCACGCCCTCGCCGTCGCCCTGCGGCCCCAGGTCCAGGCCGGGGACTACCTTACCGTCACGGTCACCAAGGGTGGGCAGCAGCAGGGGCAGGGGGTCGGCTACCTGGAGGACGGCACGATGGTCGTCGTGGAGGACGGCCTGAAGTACCGGGGCAAGCCCACCCGCGTCCTCGTGGTGAACAACGTGCAGACGAATGTGGGCCGCATGATCTTCGCCCGGGCGGAGAAAAGCGACGCGGCGTGA
- a CDS encoding SDR family oxidoreductase → MTTTGGQKITTILVYGATGSQGEPVARRLLEAGHRVRILVRQPERAGDLRALGAEVMQGDLSDAEATRRASTGADGVVFHLPFAGGNPMDRPTQARNVIDAAREAGVRLLVWNASGEIAPAGTGNPGLDVRLDVLEVIQASRLPYVVLQPTGYMENFLGPWTAPEVASRNVFTYPVPNEVRMQWIASDDLGKFAAYAFAHPDLAPLNLKVAGPESLSGEEVAERFSRALGRAIRFEPLSPEVFGQKMDTIYPGMGRFAAMAYARAFADPPSMSSNVDVDSALQKMPVPLTPLEDWVREHADAFGTREAADQHA, encoded by the coding sequence ATGACGACTACAGGAGGGCAAAAGATAACCACGATTCTGGTGTACGGGGCCACGGGTTCCCAGGGCGAGCCGGTCGCGCGCCGCTTGCTGGAGGCGGGCCACCGGGTCAGGATTCTGGTCCGCCAACCCGAGCGGGCCGGGGACCTGCGGGCGCTGGGGGCCGAGGTGATGCAGGGCGACCTGAGCGACGCCGAGGCCACCCGCCGGGCGAGCACGGGCGCGGATGGGGTGGTCTTCCACCTGCCGTTCGCGGGCGGGAACCCGATGGACCGCCCCACGCAGGCACGCAATGTGATCGACGCGGCACGGGAGGCGGGCGTGCGCCTCCTGGTGTGGAACGCGAGCGGGGAGATCGCCCCCGCGGGAACGGGCAACCCGGGCCTGGACGTGCGGCTCGACGTGCTGGAGGTCATCCAGGCGAGCAGGCTGCCGTACGTCGTCTTGCAACCAACCGGGTACATGGAGAACTTCCTCGGCCCCTGGACAGCTCCCGAGGTGGCCTCCAGAAACGTCTTCACCTACCCCGTGCCCAACGAGGTGCGGATGCAGTGGATCGCGTCGGACGACCTGGGGAAGTTCGCCGCCTACGCCTTCGCTCACCCCGACCTCGCGCCGCTCAACCTCAAGGTGGCGGGGCCCGAGAGCCTCAGCGGCGAGGAGGTGGCCGAGCGCTTCAGCCGCGCTCTGGGCCGTGCGATCAGGTTCGAGCCGCTTTCCCCCGAGGTCTTCGGGCAGAAGATGGACACGATCTACCCGGGCATGGGCCGGTTCGCGGCGATGGCGTACGCGCGGGCCTTCGCCGACCCGCCGAGCATGTCGAGCAATGTGGACGTGGATTCGGCCCTGCAAAAGATGCCGGTCCCGCTCACCCCGCTGGAAGACTGGGTGCGGGAGCACGCGGACGCCTTCGGAACGCGAGAGGCCGCCGACCAACATGCTTGA